From the Calonectris borealis chromosome 15, bCalBor7.hap1.2, whole genome shotgun sequence genome, the window TGCAGGGCTACGAGCTGGAGGCCAACGCGTACTTCGCGGTGGAGGTGAGGGAGAGCCAGGACGGCAGCAAGTTCGCGGAGCTGGTGCTGCGCCGCGCGCTGGACCGGGAGAgcgagcagagcctgcggctggTGCTGACGGCGCTGGACGGCGGCGAGCCGCCCCGGAGCGGCACCGCCCAGCTCTGCATCAACGTCACCGACGCCAACGACAACCCTCCCGTGTTCGCGCAGGACCGGTACCGCGCGAGCCTGCGGGAGGACGCGCCGCCGGGCTCGCCGGTGCTGAACGTGTCCGCCTCCGACGCTGACGCCGGCACCAACGCCCGCATCACCTACGGCTTCGGGGAAACGCCGGCCAAGGTGCTTCAGAAGTTCGTGGTGGACGCGGAGAGCGGGGCCGTCACGCTGCAGGAGGCGCTGGACTTCGAGGACACGCGAGCGTTCAGCCTGGCCGTGGAGGCGAGGGACGGGGGCGGTCTGGCGGCGCACTGcaaggtggaggtggaggtgctggacgtgaacgacaacgcgcccgacATCACGCTGCTGTCAGTGTCGAGCCCGGTGCCCGAGGACGCGCCGTCCGGCACGGTGGTTGCCCTCCTGAACGTGAACGACCCGGACTCCGGGGAGAACGGTCAGGTGTGGTGCGAGCTGTCGGGCGAGGCGCCGCTGTCGATCGTGGCGTCGTCGGGCGGCTCGTACAAGGTGGTGACGGCGAGCGCGCTGGACCGGGAGCAGGCGGCCGAGCACCGGGTGACGGTGGTGGCCAGGGACCGGGGCAGCCCGGCGCTGTCCAGCCGCGCGGCGCTGGTGCTGGAGGTgtcggacgtgaacgacaacgcgccggtgtTCGAGGAGGCCGCCTACAGCGCCTACGTGGCggagaacaacgcggcgggcgcgcCGGTGCTGCGCGTGCGCGCGCGGGACGCGGACGCGGGCGCCAACGGGCGCGTGAGCTACTGgctggcgggcggcagcgcgggcgcggcgggcgcggcggcgtaCGTGTCGGTggaggcgcggagcggcgcggtgtACGCGCAGCGCTCCTTCGACTACGAGCAGTGCCGCGAGTTCGCGGTGACGGTGCGGGCGCAGGACGGCGGGGCGCCGGCGCGGAGCTCGACGGCGACGGTGCGCGTCTTCGTGCTGGACCGCAACGACAACGCGCCGCGGGTGCTgtggccggcggcgggcgcgggggcggcggggagcgcgggggcggcgggcgcggcggcggcgccgttcGAGGTGGTaccgcggtcggccgcggccgggtacctggtggccaaggtggtggcggtggacgcggacgcggggcgcaacgcgtggctgtcgtacgagctggtgcaggcggcggagccggcgctgttccgcgtggggctgcacagcggcGAGGTGCGGACGGCGCGGGCCGTGTCGGAGCGGGACGCGGCGAAGCAgcggctggtggccgtggtgaaGGACCACGGGCAGCCGGCGCtgtcggccacggccacgctgcaCATGGTGCTGGCCGAGAGCTTGCAGGAGGCGCTGCCGGAGCTgagcgagcgggcggcgggcgccgacTCGCCGGCGGAGCTGCAGT encodes:
- the LOC142088915 gene encoding protocadherin gamma-B5-like; the encoded protein is MAGRQRQSRGRAAGRVVLPALLLCLWCRAAAERIRYAIPEELGRGSLVGPLARDLGLSPAELPARKLRVAAAAKRQLKYFTVSGESGNLYVSERLDREEMCGESASCSVSFEALVQNPLNVFHVEVAIQDVNDNAPRFLKDNIHFEIIESTPPGARFYLGVAEDADVGSNSLQGYELEANAYFAVEVRESQDGSKFAELVLRRALDRESEQSLRLVLTALDGGEPPRSGTAQLCINVTDANDNPPVFAQDRYRASLREDAPPGSPVLNVSASDADAGTNARITYGFGETPAKVLQKFVVDAESGAVTLQEALDFEDTRAFSLAVEARDGGGLAAHCKVEVEVLDVNDNAPDITLLSVSSPVPEDAPSGTVVALLNVNDPDSGENGQVWCELSGEAPLSIVASSGGSYKVVTASALDREQAAEHRVTVVARDRGSPALSSRAALVLEVSDVNDNAPVFEEAAYSAYVAENNAAGAPVLRVRARDADAGANGRVSYWLAGGSAGAAGAAAYVSVEARSGAVYAQRSFDYEQCREFAVTVRAQDGGAPARSSTATVRVFVLDRNDNAPRVLWPAAGAGAAGSAGAAGAAAAPFEVVPRSAAAGYLVAKVVAVDADAGRNAWLSYELVQAAEPALFRVGLHSGEVRTARAVSERDAAKQRLVAVVKDHGQPALSATATLHMVLAESLQEALPELSERAAGADSPAELQFYLVLALALLSALFLLSVALAVLARVRRAGPPAVLRCLGAQRFSVAGAAFPADFCEGTLPYSYNLCVAPGRAVAEGAWLPPPPPLPSLPAEELVGGEPCGKRSPSSSAGAGEPPADPDAPQVCKPARPLSLSFS